A single Endozoicomonas sp. NE40 DNA region contains:
- a CDS encoding site-specific DNA-methyltransferase produces the protein MEKITETHANSRSMDIVADNISKLKQLFPELITEDADGAKIDADVLKELVGQQVIDGDKERYNFSWHGKAAARRLAQTPSTGTLRPCKAESKHWDTTKNLFIEGDNLEVLKLLQKSYHKKVKMIYIDPPYNTGKDFVYSDNYKDNIKNYLELTSQTDDEGYKLSSNPETSGRYHSNWLNMIYPRLKLARNLLKDDGLIFISIDEHEIENLKKITDEIFGEGNFIAQLVWEKTRKNDAKLFSIGHEYILVYAKSLILLKERETKWREPKPGAKEIVDEYKILVDKYGSDYESIQSDLRDWYKKLPKNHPSKKLSRYKWVDKNGPWRDRDISWPGDNGPSYDVIHPETKQPCRVPDTGWRFSNPESMQEQIDLGLVAFRYTHEDPPFRKAHLLPVKGEVLDEENVADQDEEEEVVAGLQVMPSVMYKQSQVAVKYLKNLMGAKLFDNPKDHEVLARIFKYCDLGKKDIVLDFFAGSCSTAESIINLNLEDQGDRKFIVVQLPEACNPKKTAFKNGYKTISELGLKRISLAGERIVSENQSKDGISKLDIGFKFFKLDSSNIKPWDADFDNLEQMVLGADDSLKEDRSAEDVLYEILLKYGLDLTLPIEEHMIGDKTVYNIGFGALMVCLDNQIEMPVIEGIGQLNKELQPEMMRVVFKDAGFANDVVKTNAIQVLKQYGIDDVKSI, from the coding sequence ATGGAAAAAATCACCGAAACCCATGCCAATAGCCGGAGCATGGATATTGTAGCGGACAATATCAGCAAGCTGAAACAGCTGTTTCCGGAGCTGATTACCGAAGATGCCGATGGCGCCAAAATTGATGCCGATGTGCTGAAAGAGCTGGTTGGCCAGCAGGTGATTGATGGCGATAAAGAACGCTATAACTTCAGCTGGCATGGTAAAGCTGCCGCCCGTCGTCTGGCGCAGACCCCTTCTACTGGCACCCTGCGCCCTTGCAAAGCAGAGTCCAAACACTGGGATACCACCAAGAACCTGTTTATTGAAGGTGATAACCTGGAAGTGCTGAAGCTGCTGCAGAAGAGTTATCACAAAAAGGTGAAGATGATTTATATTGATCCACCTTATAACACGGGAAAGGATTTTGTTTATTCGGATAACTACAAGGATAATATTAAGAATTATTTAGAATTAACAAGTCAGACCGATGATGAAGGCTATAAGCTATCTAGCAACCCTGAAACATCGGGACGCTATCATTCTAATTGGCTTAATATGATCTACCCTCGCCTTAAATTAGCACGAAATCTTTTAAAAGATGATGGTTTAATCTTTATATCCATTGATGAACATGAAATTGAAAATCTAAAAAAGATCACTGATGAAATATTTGGTGAAGGTAATTTTATTGCCCAGTTGGTTTGGGAAAAAACTAGAAAGAATGATGCAAAACTTTTCTCTATTGGCCATGAATATATCCTCGTATATGCCAAAAGCTTAATATTATTGAAAGAGAGAGAGACAAAGTGGAGAGAGCCTAAACCTGGAGCAAAGGAAATCGTTGATGAGTATAAAATACTCGTGGATAAATACGGTTCTGACTATGAAAGTATTCAGAGTGACCTTCGAGACTGGTATAAAAAGCTTCCAAAAAACCACCCATCCAAAAAGTTAAGTAGATATAAATGGGTCGACAAGAATGGCCCTTGGAGAGATAGAGATATTTCTTGGCCAGGAGACAATGGTCCAAGTTACGACGTGATTCATCCTGAAACAAAACAACCATGCAGGGTTCCTGATACCGGTTGGAGGTTCAGTAACCCTGAGTCCATGCAAGAACAAATTGATTTAGGACTCGTTGCTTTCAGATATACTCATGAAGACCCACCGTTTCGAAAAGCTCACTTGCTACCTGTTAAGGGGGAAGTTCTTGATGAAGAGAATGTTGCAGACCAAGATGAAGAGGAAGAAGTGGTTGCTGGTTTGCAGGTCATGCCAAGCGTTATGTATAAGCAATCTCAAGTAGCAGTGAAATACCTAAAAAATTTAATGGGGGCTAAATTATTTGATAACCCAAAAGACCATGAGGTCCTTGCCCGCATTTTTAAGTACTGTGATCTAGGGAAGAAAGATATCGTTTTGGATTTTTTTGCAGGTTCATGTAGTACAGCAGAAAGCATCATAAACTTAAACCTTGAAGACCAAGGTGATAGAAAATTTATCGTTGTTCAATTACCTGAAGCCTGCAACCCCAAAAAAACGGCTTTCAAAAATGGTTACAAAACCATATCGGAACTGGGTTTAAAACGAATTTCTCTTGCTGGTGAAAGAATTGTTTCTGAAAACCAAAGTAAGGATGGCATTAGCAAACTAGACATTGGTTTCAAATTTTTCAAACTCGACTCCAGCAACATCAAACCCTGGGATGCCGATTTTGACAACTTGGAACAAATGGTTCTGGGCGCAGACGACAGCCTGAAAGAAGATCGCTCCGCCGAAGACGTTCTCTACGAAATCCTGCTGAAATACGGCCTCGACCTGACCTTGCCTATCGAAGAACACATGATTGGTGACAAAACCGTCTATAACATCGGCTTCGGTGCCTTAATGGTCTGCCTGGATAACCAGATTGAAATGCCGGTGATAGAAGGCATTGGCCAGCTGAATAAAGAGCTGCAGCCTGAAATGATGCGAGTGGTGTTTAAAGACGCAGGCTTTGCCAATGATGTGGTTAAAACCAATGCCATTCAGGTACTGAAGCAGTATGGTATTGATGATGTGAAAAGCATCTGA
- a CDS encoding AAA family ATPase, with protein sequence MKLKKIELTNFRAFDSLSLELEPDFTVLVAWNGQGKTSVLDGLARGLGPFLTRLPKISGIRTKNTDLKLDEAGKLRPYLRIALETTSGIEWDITDRRDKTKKTTETIPSAKGVKALNEWVDSFIDSENDDSPYSLPVIAYYGTGRGVFDNIPEPKLSFHKTGSRFEAFSGSLNSRVNFKQFFERFFNLEDEERRAMEKHRDFDYCLPALEAIRQAISGNGKREGLLPEFSNPRTQTNPADFLVDWKKPDGHTETLSILQLSDGFRTTLAMVMDIASRMATANPEADDILATPGVVMIDEIDLHLHPDWQQRILPDLHRTFPNVQWIVSTHSPQIVSTVASEKLRIINNGQLYSAAPGTQGAEASRILKRIFGVEQRPQNDPNTILLNQYLDLVYADQWNTPEAIDKRQQLDAVFQGEESALTEADLHIENRQWELDGEEDR encoded by the coding sequence ATGAAATTAAAAAAGATTGAATTAACCAATTTTCGGGCGTTCGACTCTCTCTCCCTTGAGCTGGAACCCGATTTCACGGTTCTGGTGGCCTGGAATGGTCAGGGTAAAACCTCGGTTCTGGATGGCTTGGCTCGTGGTCTTGGACCTTTTCTTACGCGACTGCCCAAGATCAGTGGTATTCGCACTAAAAACACAGATTTAAAGCTTGATGAGGCTGGCAAGCTGCGGCCTTATCTACGGATCGCACTGGAAACTACCAGCGGTATTGAATGGGATATCACCGATCGCCGGGATAAAACGAAAAAAACAACTGAAACCATTCCTTCCGCCAAAGGAGTCAAAGCACTGAATGAGTGGGTTGATTCCTTTATTGATAGTGAGAATGATGATAGCCCCTACTCTCTTCCGGTGATTGCCTACTACGGAACTGGCAGAGGTGTTTTTGACAATATTCCGGAACCCAAATTGAGTTTCCATAAAACCGGTTCACGGTTTGAAGCTTTTTCCGGCTCACTGAATTCTCGGGTTAATTTTAAACAGTTCTTTGAGCGTTTCTTTAACCTTGAAGATGAAGAACGACGAGCTATGGAGAAGCATCGAGACTTTGATTATTGCTTACCTGCGCTTGAAGCCATTCGCCAGGCTATTTCAGGTAATGGCAAGCGGGAGGGATTGCTGCCTGAGTTTTCTAATCCCCGTACCCAGACTAATCCGGCTGATTTTCTTGTAGATTGGAAAAAGCCTGATGGTCATACCGAAACCCTGAGCATTTTGCAGCTTAGCGACGGTTTTCGTACCACTCTGGCAATGGTGATGGATATCGCCAGCCGAATGGCAACCGCAAACCCTGAAGCTGATGATATTCTCGCAACTCCGGGTGTTGTAATGATTGATGAGATTGATCTTCATTTGCATCCTGACTGGCAACAGAGAATATTGCCTGATCTGCATCGCACCTTCCCGAATGTGCAGTGGATTGTGTCTACCCATAGTCCTCAGATTGTTTCTACAGTGGCATCGGAAAAACTGCGGATTATAAATAATGGTCAGCTGTATTCTGCCGCTCCGGGGACTCAGGGTGCAGAAGCTTCCCGTATTCTGAAGCGTATTTTCGGTGTGGAGCAGAGACCACAAAACGATCCGAACACTATTCTGCTGAATCAGTACCTTGATCTGGTTTATGCCGATCAATGGAACACTCCAGAAGCCATAGATAAACGCCAGCAACTGGATGCTGTTTTCCAGGGTGAGGAGTCGGCATTGACGGAAGCTGATCTTCATATTGAAAACCGTCAATGGGAGTTAGACGGTGAAGAAGATAGGTAA
- a CDS encoding GIY-YIG nuclease family protein: MQAATIKLFLVKGSPTGLRTAEISNWTGKAIAGPRNDLNDYLQRSELSSPGVYLLTGVDADNNEPVIYIGEAENVSKRLKQHAQNEGKDYWIHTSAFVSKDDNLTKAHIKYIEGKLIQMAQRSKLVTVMNATSSGSSLPEADRAEMDVFIERMIQLLPVLGIHHFSSPATAISFTPQQNQASENKESVFYCKTKNLVATGRRSESGFTVFKGSQAVLTPNKAFASGARKYRDRLIQKGILEQTENYLSFTEDHEFSSPSAAAGLIKGGSVNGLTAWVTEDNKKLKSAEN; encoded by the coding sequence ATGCAAGCAGCAACCATAAAATTATTTCTCGTCAAAGGCAGTCCGACCGGGCTTCGGACGGCTGAAATCTCCAATTGGACTGGCAAAGCAATTGCCGGACCACGGAATGATCTTAATGATTATCTGCAACGTTCTGAGCTAAGTAGCCCAGGGGTTTATCTTCTGACTGGCGTCGATGCCGACAATAATGAGCCTGTCATCTATATTGGCGAAGCTGAAAATGTTTCCAAACGACTGAAGCAGCATGCTCAGAATGAGGGCAAGGATTACTGGATTCATACCTCTGCTTTCGTCAGTAAGGATGATAATCTGACCAAGGCTCATATCAAATATATTGAAGGTAAGTTGATTCAGATGGCTCAAAGGAGCAAGCTGGTCACCGTAATGAATGCGACCTCCAGCGGCTCTTCACTGCCAGAAGCCGACAGAGCAGAAATGGACGTATTTATCGAGAGAATGATCCAGCTATTGCCAGTTTTGGGAATTCATCATTTTTCTTCACCGGCAACAGCTATTTCCTTTACGCCACAACAGAACCAGGCATCTGAAAATAAAGAGTCTGTTTTTTACTGCAAAACCAAAAATCTGGTAGCAACAGGCAGACGCTCAGAGTCTGGGTTTACTGTATTCAAAGGCTCTCAAGCTGTGCTGACACCCAATAAAGCTTTTGCTTCCGGAGCCCGGAAATATCGTGATCGTTTGATTCAGAAAGGTATTCTTGAACAAACTGAGAACTATTTGTCTTTCACAGAAGATCATGAATTCAGTAGCCCCAGTGCAGCGGCTGGTCTGATTAAAGGCGGGAGTGTTAATGGGCTGACGGCCTGGGTTACTGAAGACAATAAAAAGCTGAAAAGTGCAGAAAATTAG
- a CDS encoding DEAD/DEAH box helicase family protein — protein sequence MKIQFNPDLDYQKVAIESVVGVFEGQETCQTNFSVPAYGTSAAHQPDMLQSSEHDDLGIGNRLELLTDEVLENTQQVQLNQGLKQSKALDSMDFTVEMETGTGKTYVYLRSIFELNQRYGFTKFIVVVPSVAIKEGVYKSLQITEQHFKDQYNNVQYDYFVYDSQKREQVRSFATNDYIQIMVINIDAFRKSFTDPSKETKANLIHRSDDRLNGMKPIEFIRSTRPVVVIDEPQSVDTTAKSKEAIASLNPLCTFRYSATHKDKYNLLYKLDSIDAYEQKLVKQIEVAHINVRDGHNKAYIKLLDAKSNKSGISAKIEMDVMQAGSVRRTTKTVKTNDDLYELSGGRDVYEGYVINDIYCEKGHEYIDFTSKPEEIRKGEAIGGVDEDEFKRLQIRKTIEEHLEKELLLIPKGIKVLSLFFIDKVANYRYYEDGVAQQGKFAKIFEEEYVTIARKGKYRSLFEETSPADIVSELHNGYFAIDKKKDSSGDALFKESKLSAKGEGGKTAADESAYNLIMKDKERLLSLDCKLKFLFSHSALKEGWDNPNVFQICTLNETTSVTKKRQEIGRGLRIAVNQDGERVHGFDVNTLTVMANESYEEFVATLQKEIEEEEGIRFGVVDDHLFANIVVKHEGEKPEYLGAEKSEQIWQHLLDSGYIDKKGKVQDDLKRALKEGSVDLPYDVMEQG from the coding sequence ATGAAGATTCAATTTAATCCCGATCTGGATTACCAGAAAGTAGCCATCGAATCGGTGGTGGGAGTGTTTGAAGGTCAGGAAACCTGCCAGACCAATTTTTCGGTACCCGCCTATGGTACTTCTGCCGCTCATCAGCCCGATATGTTACAGAGCTCCGAGCATGATGATCTGGGTATTGGTAACCGGCTGGAGCTACTGACCGATGAAGTGCTGGAAAATACCCAGCAGGTGCAGCTGAATCAGGGGCTGAAGCAGTCCAAAGCGCTGGATAGTATGGACTTTACCGTTGAAATGGAAACCGGCACCGGTAAAACCTATGTTTACCTGCGCTCCATTTTTGAGCTGAACCAACGCTATGGCTTTACCAAGTTTATCGTGGTGGTGCCGTCGGTGGCGATTAAGGAAGGCGTGTATAAGTCGCTGCAAATCACGGAGCAGCACTTTAAAGACCAGTACAACAATGTTCAGTATGATTATTTCGTGTACGACTCCCAAAAACGGGAGCAGGTGCGAAGTTTTGCCACCAATGATTATATCCAGATCATGGTGATCAATATTGATGCTTTCCGTAAAAGCTTTACCGATCCCAGCAAAGAGACCAAAGCCAACCTGATCCACAGGAGTGATGACCGGCTTAATGGTATGAAACCTATTGAATTTATCCGCTCTACCCGTCCGGTGGTGGTTATTGATGAACCCCAGAGTGTGGATACCACGGCGAAATCCAAAGAGGCGATTGCGTCGTTAAACCCGCTCTGCACTTTCCGTTATTCGGCTACCCACAAGGATAAATACAACCTGCTGTATAAGCTGGATTCCATTGATGCCTATGAGCAGAAGCTGGTAAAGCAGATTGAAGTGGCTCATATCAATGTGCGGGACGGGCATAATAAGGCTTATATCAAGCTGCTGGATGCCAAAAGCAATAAAAGTGGGATTTCTGCCAAAATTGAAATGGATGTGATGCAGGCGGGTTCGGTCAGGCGAACGACTAAAACCGTTAAGACCAATGACGATTTATATGAGCTTTCCGGTGGCCGTGATGTGTACGAAGGCTATGTGATTAACGATATCTATTGCGAAAAAGGCCATGAGTACATCGATTTTACCAGTAAACCGGAAGAAATTCGCAAAGGCGAAGCCATTGGCGGCGTGGATGAAGATGAATTTAAGCGGTTACAGATTCGAAAAACCATTGAAGAACATCTGGAAAAAGAGCTTCTGCTGATTCCTAAAGGCATTAAGGTGCTGAGCCTGTTCTTTATCGACAAGGTGGCGAATTACCGCTATTACGAGGATGGCGTTGCACAACAGGGCAAGTTCGCCAAAATCTTTGAAGAAGAATATGTGACCATTGCCCGCAAGGGTAAGTATCGTAGCCTGTTTGAGGAAACTTCACCGGCAGACATTGTTAGTGAACTGCATAATGGTTATTTTGCCATTGATAAGAAGAAGGACAGTTCTGGTGACGCCCTGTTCAAAGAGTCGAAGCTCTCTGCCAAAGGTGAAGGCGGAAAAACCGCTGCTGATGAAAGTGCCTATAACCTGATTATGAAAGACAAGGAACGTCTGCTGAGCCTGGATTGTAAGCTGAAGTTCCTGTTCTCTCACTCGGCTCTGAAGGAAGGCTGGGATAACCCCAACGTATTCCAGATCTGTACCCTGAATGAAACCACCTCGGTGACTAAAAAGCGTCAGGAGATCGGCCGGGGTCTGCGCATTGCCGTGAATCAGGACGGTGAACGGGTGCATGGTTTTGATGTAAACACTCTGACGGTCATGGCAAACGAATCCTATGAAGAATTTGTTGCCACACTGCAAAAAGAGATTGAAGAGGAAGAAGGCATTCGCTTTGGCGTGGTGGATGATCATCTGTTTGCCAATATTGTGGTGAAACACGAGGGTGAGAAGCCGGAATACCTGGGTGCTGAGAAGTCGGAGCAAATCTGGCAGCATTTGCTGGATAGCGGTTATATCGATAAAAAAGGCAAGGTTCAGGATGATCTGAAACGGGCGCTAAAAGAAGGCTCGGTAGACCTGCCTTACGATGTGATGGAACAGGGCTGA
- the ptuB gene encoding retron Ec78 anti-phage system effector HNH endonuclease PtuB, whose product MKKIGKSSEPVALTEFRDQNPDAQWKALRDTGPYLEIKQQIFQDQGHLCAFCETELPEERSNHQRVEHFHPKSDVSNPDHNWTLDWENMIGVCMGGSRQTEADKVNYQLPENLSCDAYKDHLISAGEIPEACEGYVLNPLRIINTPCLFKFDLRTCELRPDPEACARLQDIDNSYDSLETLVAETIRILNLNCSRLVDDRREVLKFFNQAAARARKANNRHYKAQLAERWFRHRWPSFFTTRRILLGISAEDWLIAINYQG is encoded by the coding sequence GTGAAGAAGATAGGTAAGAGTTCTGAACCTGTTGCCCTGACTGAGTTTCGTGATCAAAACCCTGATGCCCAATGGAAGGCTCTGAGAGACACTGGCCCTTACCTTGAAATTAAACAACAAATTTTTCAGGATCAGGGGCACTTGTGTGCCTTCTGTGAAACCGAGCTGCCAGAGGAGCGGTCTAATCATCAGCGAGTAGAGCATTTCCATCCAAAATCGGATGTATCAAATCCTGATCATAACTGGACTCTGGACTGGGAGAATATGATCGGGGTTTGTATGGGCGGTTCCAGGCAGACTGAAGCAGATAAAGTTAACTATCAGCTTCCGGAAAATCTTAGCTGTGATGCTTACAAAGACCATTTGATCAGTGCTGGCGAGATACCAGAAGCCTGTGAAGGTTATGTGCTGAACCCGCTGCGGATTATCAATACACCTTGTTTGTTTAAGTTTGACCTGCGTACCTGTGAACTGCGACCCGACCCGGAAGCCTGCGCCAGATTACAGGATATTGATAACAGTTATGACAGTCTGGAAACATTGGTTGCAGAAACCATCAGGATTTTGAATTTGAACTGTTCTCGCCTAGTGGATGATCGCAGGGAAGTACTGAAGTTTTTCAACCAGGCTGCCGCAAGGGCTCGGAAAGCCAATAACCGACACTACAAAGCCCAACTTGCAGAAAGATGGTTTCGCCATCGCTGGCCTTCATTTTTTACGACTCGACGGATTTTGTTAGGTATATCGGCTGAAGACTGGTTGATAGCCATCAACTATCAGGGCTGA
- a CDS encoding phospholipase D-like domain-containing protein produces MKFIANRLNNTHLRDILPTSEHEIDGVLAAIAYGSNGSNEDEDLIGNCLNNKLRLDIWMRYDHTVPVVVPMLERLLRHHSDNVYCKLIPDFLHSKVIWWKGYGAYIGSANHTDRAWLTNIEAGLFLTEEDLESNGMIPELETFFDYLNTLDKAFPLTREVVEEMKVLQNLRRDMGMKGADKRRIPLWEGPSFIQKQRAADKQKENFQKEWHSTLTELRSIASQLTDYRPAWVEHSIPPGWQVDQFLHAYYYNKVGEGNKKPYEDYYQSNKSNPQTAVREIMEWWKIQREAPSNEHENLYVHAPYIREHLAEDKILTLSKDEFEKVLYYTHATCDHIIKLSTKMLGRPDVKSMSLEDRLPLFTEWLLAQRNEKGWDVRKLLHFVLYEGRDEDLWERLYLAGRTREYGIAHYGLNSIAELVGWARPEVAPPRNGRTSKALRALGFDVRVY; encoded by the coding sequence GTGAAATTCATTGCCAACCGCTTAAACAACACCCATTTAAGAGATATCCTGCCAACCAGTGAGCATGAGATTGACGGCGTTCTTGCTGCTATTGCCTATGGTTCCAATGGCAGTAATGAGGATGAAGACCTTATCGGGAACTGTTTGAATAACAAACTCAGGCTTGATATCTGGATGCGTTATGACCATACCGTTCCGGTAGTAGTTCCCATGCTGGAGCGATTACTACGCCATCATAGTGATAATGTCTACTGCAAACTGATTCCGGATTTTCTTCATAGCAAAGTGATCTGGTGGAAAGGTTACGGTGCTTACATCGGCTCTGCCAATCATACTGACAGAGCCTGGCTGACTAACATTGAAGCTGGTTTGTTTTTGACGGAAGAAGATCTGGAATCTAATGGCATGATTCCAGAGCTTGAAACGTTTTTTGATTATTTGAATACACTGGATAAAGCCTTCCCGCTGACTCGCGAAGTTGTGGAAGAAATGAAGGTTCTGCAAAACCTTCGCCGTGACATGGGTATGAAAGGTGCAGATAAACGACGAATTCCTCTCTGGGAAGGACCAAGTTTTATCCAGAAACAAAGAGCAGCTGATAAGCAAAAGGAGAATTTCCAGAAAGAATGGCACTCAACCCTTACAGAACTTCGCAGTATTGCTTCGCAATTGACAGACTATCGCCCTGCCTGGGTTGAGCATTCTATTCCGCCTGGGTGGCAAGTCGATCAGTTTTTACACGCTTATTATTACAATAAAGTGGGTGAAGGTAACAAGAAGCCTTACGAGGACTATTACCAATCCAACAAGAGTAACCCTCAAACCGCTGTCCGGGAAATCATGGAATGGTGGAAAATCCAGAGGGAAGCACCATCCAATGAACATGAGAATCTTTATGTTCATGCGCCCTATATTCGAGAGCATTTGGCAGAAGATAAAATTCTGACGCTTTCAAAGGACGAATTTGAGAAGGTTCTTTATTACACCCACGCCACTTGTGATCATATTATAAAGCTCAGCACCAAAATGCTTGGCCGTCCGGATGTAAAATCCATGAGCCTTGAGGACAGGTTGCCATTGTTTACAGAATGGCTGTTAGCGCAAAGGAATGAAAAAGGCTGGGATGTTCGCAAATTGCTGCATTTCGTGCTTTATGAAGGACGCGATGAAGATCTTTGGGAGCGCCTGTATCTCGCTGGTAGAACCAGAGAATATGGCATTGCTCATTATGGTCTGAACTCTATTGCGGAGCTGGTTGGTTGGGCTCGCCCAGAAGTGGCTCCACCAAGAAATGGCAGAACCAGTAAAGCACTTCGAGCGTTGGGTTTTGATGTTCGGGTTTATTAA
- a CDS encoding DUF4391 domain-containing protein codes for MMLLERFYKQLAIPDSCFLGKRVYKKQFYDNASLSKADQQRFSEQIDTVQWRYTLKPVTINIPKYIDEQREYLEIALLQVNLKGVIPSDSQRSKLADIIQRAIPYPLVLVFVHEQQIAIQLAYKRINQADNSRLTLERSFDTGWINLHQPEVLQQDFLNDFAISHCRFNNLYQCYQDLVQRVVALNCAGYTGSYRLSTDTEDNRQARLDQLRNHQQQLAQLRSELKKETRFNYKVELNMHIKQLDQTIQALKTQL; via the coding sequence ATGATGTTACTGGAACGCTTTTATAAGCAACTGGCTATTCCTGATTCCTGTTTTTTAGGTAAGCGTGTCTACAAAAAGCAGTTTTACGATAATGCCAGCCTAAGTAAAGCGGACCAGCAGCGGTTCAGTGAACAGATTGATACCGTTCAATGGCGGTACACCCTGAAACCGGTCACCATCAATATTCCCAAATATATCGATGAACAACGGGAATACCTTGAAATTGCCCTGCTGCAAGTCAACCTCAAAGGAGTGATACCCTCCGACAGCCAGCGCAGCAAACTGGCGGATATCATTCAGCGGGCTATTCCCTACCCGCTGGTGCTGGTATTTGTACATGAGCAGCAAATAGCTATTCAGCTGGCCTACAAACGGATTAACCAGGCTGATAATAGCAGGCTAACCCTTGAACGCAGCTTTGATACGGGCTGGATAAACCTGCACCAACCAGAAGTATTGCAGCAGGATTTTCTGAATGACTTTGCCATAAGCCACTGTCGCTTTAATAATCTGTACCAGTGTTATCAGGATCTGGTTCAGCGAGTGGTTGCCCTGAACTGCGCCGGATATACCGGCAGTTATCGCTTAAGCACCGATACGGAAGATAACCGGCAAGCCCGGTTAGATCAGTTACGCAACCACCAGCAACAGCTGGCGCAGCTGCGAAGTGAGTTGAAAAAAGAGACACGGTTTAACTATAAAGTTGAACTGAATATGCACATCAAACAGCTGGATCAAACGATTCAGGCTCTGAAGACCCAACTTTAA